The following proteins come from a genomic window of Populus nigra chromosome 6, ddPopNigr1.1, whole genome shotgun sequence:
- the LOC133697616 gene encoding folate-biopterin transporter 1, chloroplastic isoform X1, whose translation MASTNSRSSFSILSSHQNPLLSSLTLSPHFQIHRKRLSIVSHRRTRRRPRRKLAGGKDMSVAITMPTPSHRRDKSQDSVLDSTNISIRVLMFELGAGEGEILTADVEGEMSSTGKNAMRKSKYLISRICFGVDLSPDNIAVAMVYFVQGVLGLARLAVSFYLKDDLHLEPAETAVISGFSALPWLIKPLYGFISDSVPLFGYRRRSYLVLSGLLGALSWSLMSTFVDSKYSAAFCILLGSLSVAFSDVVVDSMVVERARGESQSMSGSLQSLCWGSSAFGGIVSSYFSGSLVDAYGVRFVFGVTALLPLITSAVAVLVREQRVLGPASGPSLALPGSGFLESSKQHIVQLWDAVKQPNVFLPTLFIFLWQATPQSDSAMFFFTTNKLGFTPEFLGRVKLVTSVASLLGVGLYNGFLKNIPLRKIFVATTVTGTALGMTQVFLVTGLNRKFGISDEWFAIGDSLILTVLGQVSFMPVLVLAAKLCPEGMEATLFATLMSISNGGSVLGGLIGAGLTQFFGVTKDNFDNLAFLIILCNLSSLLPLPLLGLLPNDRPDVIPKESRDIEMKSN comes from the exons atgGCTTCAACAAACTCTAGGAGCTcattctcaattttatcctctCATCAAAATCCACTTTTATCCTCTCTCACCTTGTCTCCCCACTTCCAGATTCACCGGAAACGCTTATCCATTGTCTCTCACAGAAGAACTCGCCGGAGGCCACGGCGGAAACTAGCTGGGGGAAAGGATATGTCGGTTGCAATCACCATGCCCACGCCATCTCACCGGCGTGACAAAAGCCAGGACTCGGTTTTGGATTCAACAAACA TTAGTATACGTGTGCTCATGTTTGAACTAGGTGCTGGTGAAGGAGAAATTTTAACAGCAGATGTTGAAGGCGAGATGAGCTCAACTGGTAAAAATGCTATGCGTAAAAGCAAATATCTTATTAGCAGAATATGCTTTGGCGTGGACTTGTCACCAGATAATATTGCAGTAGCAATGGTGTATTTTGTTCAAGGTGTCTTGGGCCTTGCTAGGCTCGCTGTCAGTTTTTACTTGAAAGATGATTTGCATTTAGAACCTGCAGAG ACAGCTGTGATATCCGGTTTTTCCGCGTTACCTTGGCTTATCAAACCTCTTTATGGGTTTATTAG TGATTCTGTTCCACTCTTTGGTTATCGAAGAAGGTCATACTTGGTTCTTTCAGGACTTCTTGGTGCGCTTTCTTGGAGTTTGATGTCTACCTTTGTTGATAGCAAGTACAGTGCTGCCTTCTGCATACTTCTTGGATCGCTTTCTGTTGCTTTCTCAGATGTT GTTGTGGATTCTATGGTGGTGGAGAGGGCTCGTGGGGAGTCACAAAGCATGTCAGGATCTCTTCAGTCTTTATGTTGGGGGTCGTCGGCTTTTGGTGGGATTGTAAGCTCTTACTTTAGTGGCTCTCTGGTGGATGCTTATGGTGTAAG GTTTGTTTTTGGTGTTACGGCGTTGCTACCTTTGATAACATCAGCAGTTGCTGTTCTTGTGAGAGAACAGCGTGTGCTTGGTCCGGCAAGTGGACCGAGTCTTGCTTTGCCTGGTTCTGGTTTTCTGGAAAGCTCAAAGCAGCATATTGTTCAGTTATGGGATGCTGTTAAGCAGCCAAATGTGTTTCTTcccactttatttattttcctgtGGCAGGCAACACCACAATCAGATTctgccatgttttttttcac caCAAATAAACTTGGTTTCACTCCAGAATTTCTTGGACGTGTCAAGCTCGTTACCTCAGTTGCATCACTGCTTGGAGTTGGACTGTATAATggctttttgaaaaatattccgTTGCGCAAGATCTTTGTTGCTACTACTGTAACTGGTACAGCTCTTGGGATGACTCAG GTTTTCCTTGTTACTGGTTTAAACAGAAAGTTTGGGATAAGTGACGAATGGTTTGCTATTGGGGATTCTTTGATTCTAACAGTCCTTGGTCAG GTTTCTTTCATGCCAGTTCTTGTGCTAGCAGCGAAGTTATGTCCGGAGGGCATGGAAGCTACACTTTTTGCAACCCTTATGTCCATTTCAAATGGAGGGAGTGTTCTTGGAGGGCTGATCGGTGCTGGTCTGACTCAGTTTTTTGGAGTCACAAAggacaattttgacaacttggCCTTTTTGATTATTCTCTGTAATCTCAGCTCATTGCTTCCTTTGCCACTCCTTGGTCTCCTACCTAATGATAGGCCCGATGTCATTCCAAAGGAGAGTAGAGATATCGAGATGAAGTCCAATTGA
- the LOC133697047 gene encoding protein CDC73 homolog, protein MDPLSALRDFTIRGDLDKIIRINDEFRFGNEYTFPCSTKTAYRSKQGNLYTLETLVYCIQNTKIKFTNYLQDALALGIPPVTYIDWKPVKEYLSGKLSSTDSIVFPLPQESQNPNLNYRPDDPMLLDSRIDDSAAADKVNNGNEGVENHVSLIYANERPLKDRESLLECKNRDFYGVLVASTRREEERHKFESQQRKDGLVAKSRLMGADERGIGYGGDELGYDSAAKPKMHLKGGKIGEGVPIILVPSAFQTLITIYNVKEFLEDGIFIPTDVKAKQMKGPKPECVTVQKKFSTDRNRVMTAYEVRDKPSALKGDDWDRVVAVFVLGKEWQFKDWPFKDHVEIFNKIIGFFMRFEDDSVESAKIVKQWNVKIISISKNKRHQDRAAALEVWDRLEEFVRSQSHT, encoded by the exons ATGGATCCGCTCTCAGCACTCCGCGACTTCACCATCCGGGGTGACCTAGACAAAATCATCCGCATCAACGACGAGTTCCGCTTCGGCAACGAATACACCTTCCCTTGCTCAACTAAAACCGCTTACCGCTCCAAACAAGGCAATCTCTACACACTAGAAACCCTAGTTTACTGCATCCAAAACACCAAAATCAAGTTCACCAATTACCTCCAAGACGCCCTCGCTCTCGGCATCCCCCCTGTCACTTACATCGACTGGAAACCCGTCAAAGAATACCTCTCCGGAAAACTCTCTTCTACCGACTCCATAGTTTTCCCTCTCCCTCAAGAATCTCAAAACCCTAATCTTAATTACCGCCCCGATGATCCTATGCTTCTTGATTCTCGAATCGATGATTCCGCCGCCGCCGATAAGGTGAACAATGGGAatgagggagttgaaaatcacGTTTCTTTGATTTACGCCAACGAGAGGCCGTTGAAGGATAGGGAGTCGTTGTTGGAGTGTAAGAATAGGGATTTTTATGGGGTTTTGGTTGCTTCCACGCGCCGTGAAGAGGAGAGGCATAAATTTGAGAGTCAACAGAGGAAAGATGGGTTAGTGGCGAAGAGTAGGTTGATGGGAGCTGATGAGAGAGGAATTGGGTATGGTGGTGATGAGTTGGGCTATGATTCAGCGGCCAAGCCCAAAATGCATTTGAAAGGAGGGAAAATTGGGGAGGGGGTGCCCATAATTTTGGTGCCAAGTGCGTTTCAGACTTTGATTACGATTTATAATGTGAAGGAATTTTTGGAAGATGGGATTTTCATACCGACGGATGTGAAGGCTAAGCAGATGAAAGGGCCGAAACCGGAATGTGTTACAGTGCAGAAGAAGTTTAGCACTGATAGGAATAGAGTGATGACGGCTTATGAGGTGCGGGATAAGCCGTCTGCACTCAAGGGTGATGACTGGGATAGGGTTGTGGCAGTTTTTGTGCTGGGGAAGGAGTGGCAATTCAAGGATTGGCCCTTTAAGGATCATGTTGagatatttaataaaa TTATTGGATTTTTCATGCGGTTTGAAGATGATAGTGTGGAGTCTGCTAAGATTGTGAAGCAGTGGAATGTAAAGATTATCTCG ATCAGCAAGAACAAGAGGCACCAGGATAGGGCTGCAGCGTTGGAGGTGTGGGACCGACTAGAAGAATTTGTGCGCTCACAATCACACACTTGA
- the LOC133697616 gene encoding folate-biopterin transporter 1, chloroplastic isoform X2 gives MASTNSRSSFSILSSHQNPLLSSLTLSPHFQIHRKRLSIVSHRRTRRRPRRKLAGGKDMSVAITMPTPSHRRDKSQDSVLDSTNSAGEGEILTADVEGEMSSTGKNAMRKSKYLISRICFGVDLSPDNIAVAMVYFVQGVLGLARLAVSFYLKDDLHLEPAETAVISGFSALPWLIKPLYGFISDSVPLFGYRRRSYLVLSGLLGALSWSLMSTFVDSKYSAAFCILLGSLSVAFSDVVVDSMVVERARGESQSMSGSLQSLCWGSSAFGGIVSSYFSGSLVDAYGVRFVFGVTALLPLITSAVAVLVREQRVLGPASGPSLALPGSGFLESSKQHIVQLWDAVKQPNVFLPTLFIFLWQATPQSDSAMFFFTTNKLGFTPEFLGRVKLVTSVASLLGVGLYNGFLKNIPLRKIFVATTVTGTALGMTQVFLVTGLNRKFGISDEWFAIGDSLILTVLGQVSFMPVLVLAAKLCPEGMEATLFATLMSISNGGSVLGGLIGAGLTQFFGVTKDNFDNLAFLIILCNLSSLLPLPLLGLLPNDRPDVIPKESRDIEMKSN, from the exons atgGCTTCAACAAACTCTAGGAGCTcattctcaattttatcctctCATCAAAATCCACTTTTATCCTCTCTCACCTTGTCTCCCCACTTCCAGATTCACCGGAAACGCTTATCCATTGTCTCTCACAGAAGAACTCGCCGGAGGCCACGGCGGAAACTAGCTGGGGGAAAGGATATGTCGGTTGCAATCACCATGCCCACGCCATCTCACCGGCGTGACAAAAGCCAGGACTCGGTTTTGGATTCAACAAACA GTGCTGGTGAAGGAGAAATTTTAACAGCAGATGTTGAAGGCGAGATGAGCTCAACTGGTAAAAATGCTATGCGTAAAAGCAAATATCTTATTAGCAGAATATGCTTTGGCGTGGACTTGTCACCAGATAATATTGCAGTAGCAATGGTGTATTTTGTTCAAGGTGTCTTGGGCCTTGCTAGGCTCGCTGTCAGTTTTTACTTGAAAGATGATTTGCATTTAGAACCTGCAGAG ACAGCTGTGATATCCGGTTTTTCCGCGTTACCTTGGCTTATCAAACCTCTTTATGGGTTTATTAG TGATTCTGTTCCACTCTTTGGTTATCGAAGAAGGTCATACTTGGTTCTTTCAGGACTTCTTGGTGCGCTTTCTTGGAGTTTGATGTCTACCTTTGTTGATAGCAAGTACAGTGCTGCCTTCTGCATACTTCTTGGATCGCTTTCTGTTGCTTTCTCAGATGTT GTTGTGGATTCTATGGTGGTGGAGAGGGCTCGTGGGGAGTCACAAAGCATGTCAGGATCTCTTCAGTCTTTATGTTGGGGGTCGTCGGCTTTTGGTGGGATTGTAAGCTCTTACTTTAGTGGCTCTCTGGTGGATGCTTATGGTGTAAG GTTTGTTTTTGGTGTTACGGCGTTGCTACCTTTGATAACATCAGCAGTTGCTGTTCTTGTGAGAGAACAGCGTGTGCTTGGTCCGGCAAGTGGACCGAGTCTTGCTTTGCCTGGTTCTGGTTTTCTGGAAAGCTCAAAGCAGCATATTGTTCAGTTATGGGATGCTGTTAAGCAGCCAAATGTGTTTCTTcccactttatttattttcctgtGGCAGGCAACACCACAATCAGATTctgccatgttttttttcac caCAAATAAACTTGGTTTCACTCCAGAATTTCTTGGACGTGTCAAGCTCGTTACCTCAGTTGCATCACTGCTTGGAGTTGGACTGTATAATggctttttgaaaaatattccgTTGCGCAAGATCTTTGTTGCTACTACTGTAACTGGTACAGCTCTTGGGATGACTCAG GTTTTCCTTGTTACTGGTTTAAACAGAAAGTTTGGGATAAGTGACGAATGGTTTGCTATTGGGGATTCTTTGATTCTAACAGTCCTTGGTCAG GTTTCTTTCATGCCAGTTCTTGTGCTAGCAGCGAAGTTATGTCCGGAGGGCATGGAAGCTACACTTTTTGCAACCCTTATGTCCATTTCAAATGGAGGGAGTGTTCTTGGAGGGCTGATCGGTGCTGGTCTGACTCAGTTTTTTGGAGTCACAAAggacaattttgacaacttggCCTTTTTGATTATTCTCTGTAATCTCAGCTCATTGCTTCCTTTGCCACTCCTTGGTCTCCTACCTAATGATAGGCCCGATGTCATTCCAAAGGAGAGTAGAGATATCGAGATGAAGTCCAATTGA
- the LOC133697616 gene encoding folate-biopterin transporter 1, chloroplastic isoform X3, protein MFELGAGEGEILTADVEGEMSSTGKNAMRKSKYLISRICFGVDLSPDNIAVAMVYFVQGVLGLARLAVSFYLKDDLHLEPAETAVISGFSALPWLIKPLYGFISDSVPLFGYRRRSYLVLSGLLGALSWSLMSTFVDSKYSAAFCILLGSLSVAFSDVVVDSMVVERARGESQSMSGSLQSLCWGSSAFGGIVSSYFSGSLVDAYGVRFVFGVTALLPLITSAVAVLVREQRVLGPASGPSLALPGSGFLESSKQHIVQLWDAVKQPNVFLPTLFIFLWQATPQSDSAMFFFTTNKLGFTPEFLGRVKLVTSVASLLGVGLYNGFLKNIPLRKIFVATTVTGTALGMTQVFLVTGLNRKFGISDEWFAIGDSLILTVLGQVSFMPVLVLAAKLCPEGMEATLFATLMSISNGGSVLGGLIGAGLTQFFGVTKDNFDNLAFLIILCNLSSLLPLPLLGLLPNDRPDVIPKESRDIEMKSN, encoded by the exons ATGTTTGAACTAGGTGCTGGTGAAGGAGAAATTTTAACAGCAGATGTTGAAGGCGAGATGAGCTCAACTGGTAAAAATGCTATGCGTAAAAGCAAATATCTTATTAGCAGAATATGCTTTGGCGTGGACTTGTCACCAGATAATATTGCAGTAGCAATGGTGTATTTTGTTCAAGGTGTCTTGGGCCTTGCTAGGCTCGCTGTCAGTTTTTACTTGAAAGATGATTTGCATTTAGAACCTGCAGAG ACAGCTGTGATATCCGGTTTTTCCGCGTTACCTTGGCTTATCAAACCTCTTTATGGGTTTATTAG TGATTCTGTTCCACTCTTTGGTTATCGAAGAAGGTCATACTTGGTTCTTTCAGGACTTCTTGGTGCGCTTTCTTGGAGTTTGATGTCTACCTTTGTTGATAGCAAGTACAGTGCTGCCTTCTGCATACTTCTTGGATCGCTTTCTGTTGCTTTCTCAGATGTT GTTGTGGATTCTATGGTGGTGGAGAGGGCTCGTGGGGAGTCACAAAGCATGTCAGGATCTCTTCAGTCTTTATGTTGGGGGTCGTCGGCTTTTGGTGGGATTGTAAGCTCTTACTTTAGTGGCTCTCTGGTGGATGCTTATGGTGTAAG GTTTGTTTTTGGTGTTACGGCGTTGCTACCTTTGATAACATCAGCAGTTGCTGTTCTTGTGAGAGAACAGCGTGTGCTTGGTCCGGCAAGTGGACCGAGTCTTGCTTTGCCTGGTTCTGGTTTTCTGGAAAGCTCAAAGCAGCATATTGTTCAGTTATGGGATGCTGTTAAGCAGCCAAATGTGTTTCTTcccactttatttattttcctgtGGCAGGCAACACCACAATCAGATTctgccatgttttttttcac caCAAATAAACTTGGTTTCACTCCAGAATTTCTTGGACGTGTCAAGCTCGTTACCTCAGTTGCATCACTGCTTGGAGTTGGACTGTATAATggctttttgaaaaatattccgTTGCGCAAGATCTTTGTTGCTACTACTGTAACTGGTACAGCTCTTGGGATGACTCAG GTTTTCCTTGTTACTGGTTTAAACAGAAAGTTTGGGATAAGTGACGAATGGTTTGCTATTGGGGATTCTTTGATTCTAACAGTCCTTGGTCAG GTTTCTTTCATGCCAGTTCTTGTGCTAGCAGCGAAGTTATGTCCGGAGGGCATGGAAGCTACACTTTTTGCAACCCTTATGTCCATTTCAAATGGAGGGAGTGTTCTTGGAGGGCTGATCGGTGCTGGTCTGACTCAGTTTTTTGGAGTCACAAAggacaattttgacaacttggCCTTTTTGATTATTCTCTGTAATCTCAGCTCATTGCTTCCTTTGCCACTCCTTGGTCTCCTACCTAATGATAGGCCCGATGTCATTCCAAAGGAGAGTAGAGATATCGAGATGAAGTCCAATTGA
- the LOC133697049 gene encoding non-specific lipid transfer protein GPI-anchored 5-like, with protein sequence MAHTAMAMGLAMVLVTMLWAGAMAQSDCTNVLISMSPCLNYITGNSSTPSSQCCTQLASVVRSSPQCLCQVLNGGGSSLGINVNKTQAIALPGACNVQTPPISSCNGASPAASPAGTPEASSTPSGTASKTVPSTQTDGTSGGSSLDFSISLLFFLLFAASYGSTFTVIF encoded by the exons ATGGCCCACACAGCGATGGCAATGGGTTTGGCCATGGTCCTGGTGACCATGCTTTGGGCGGGAGCCATGGCTCAATCAGATTGTACAAATGTTTTAATCAGCATGTCACCGTGCCTTAATTACATTACAGGGAACTCCTCAACTCCATCCTCACAATGCTGCACTCAGCTAGCTAGTGTTGTTCGCTCATCACCCCAGTGCTTGTGCCAGGTTCTTAATGGCGGTGGCTCATCACTAGGGATCAATGTCAACAAAACTCAGGCTATAGCCTTACCTGGTGCTTGCAATGTGCAAACTCCACCTATCAGCAGCTGCAATG GTGCCTCTCCAGCTGCCTCACCTGCGGGAACACCAGAAGCTTCAAGCACCCCTTCAG GAACGGCATCCAAAACCGTACCATCAACACAAACAGATGGAACATCAGGTGGAAGCTCCTTGGATTTCTCAATCTCTTTACTGTTCTTCCTTCTCTTTGCCGCTTCATATGGTTCAACCTTCACAGTGATTTTCTGA
- the LOC133697616 gene encoding folate-biopterin transporter 1, chloroplastic isoform X4 — protein MASTNSRSSFSILSSHQNPLLSSLTLSPHFQIHRKRLSIVSHRRTRRRPRRKLAGGKDMSVAITMPTPSHRRDKSQDSVLDSTNISIRVLMFELGAGEGEILTADVEGEMSSTGKNAMRKSKYLISRICFGVDLSPDNIAVAMVYFVQGVLGLARLAVSFYLKDDLHLEPAETAVISGFSALPWLIKPLYGFISDSVPLFGYRRRSYLVLSGLLGALSWSLMSTFVDSKYSAAFCILLGSLSVAFSDVVVDSMVVERARGESQSMSGSLQSLCWGSSAFGGIVSSYFSGSLVDAYGVRFVFGVTALLPLITSAVAVLVREQRVLGPASGPSLALPGSGFLESSKQHIVQLWDAVKQPNVFLPTLFIFLWQATPQSDSAMFFFTTNKLGFTPEFLGRVKLVTSVASLLGVGLYNGFLKNIPLRKIFVATTVTGTALGMTQVFLVTGLNRKFGISDEWFAIGDSLILTVLGQ, from the exons atgGCTTCAACAAACTCTAGGAGCTcattctcaattttatcctctCATCAAAATCCACTTTTATCCTCTCTCACCTTGTCTCCCCACTTCCAGATTCACCGGAAACGCTTATCCATTGTCTCTCACAGAAGAACTCGCCGGAGGCCACGGCGGAAACTAGCTGGGGGAAAGGATATGTCGGTTGCAATCACCATGCCCACGCCATCTCACCGGCGTGACAAAAGCCAGGACTCGGTTTTGGATTCAACAAACA TTAGTATACGTGTGCTCATGTTTGAACTAGGTGCTGGTGAAGGAGAAATTTTAACAGCAGATGTTGAAGGCGAGATGAGCTCAACTGGTAAAAATGCTATGCGTAAAAGCAAATATCTTATTAGCAGAATATGCTTTGGCGTGGACTTGTCACCAGATAATATTGCAGTAGCAATGGTGTATTTTGTTCAAGGTGTCTTGGGCCTTGCTAGGCTCGCTGTCAGTTTTTACTTGAAAGATGATTTGCATTTAGAACCTGCAGAG ACAGCTGTGATATCCGGTTTTTCCGCGTTACCTTGGCTTATCAAACCTCTTTATGGGTTTATTAG TGATTCTGTTCCACTCTTTGGTTATCGAAGAAGGTCATACTTGGTTCTTTCAGGACTTCTTGGTGCGCTTTCTTGGAGTTTGATGTCTACCTTTGTTGATAGCAAGTACAGTGCTGCCTTCTGCATACTTCTTGGATCGCTTTCTGTTGCTTTCTCAGATGTT GTTGTGGATTCTATGGTGGTGGAGAGGGCTCGTGGGGAGTCACAAAGCATGTCAGGATCTCTTCAGTCTTTATGTTGGGGGTCGTCGGCTTTTGGTGGGATTGTAAGCTCTTACTTTAGTGGCTCTCTGGTGGATGCTTATGGTGTAAG GTTTGTTTTTGGTGTTACGGCGTTGCTACCTTTGATAACATCAGCAGTTGCTGTTCTTGTGAGAGAACAGCGTGTGCTTGGTCCGGCAAGTGGACCGAGTCTTGCTTTGCCTGGTTCTGGTTTTCTGGAAAGCTCAAAGCAGCATATTGTTCAGTTATGGGATGCTGTTAAGCAGCCAAATGTGTTTCTTcccactttatttattttcctgtGGCAGGCAACACCACAATCAGATTctgccatgttttttttcac caCAAATAAACTTGGTTTCACTCCAGAATTTCTTGGACGTGTCAAGCTCGTTACCTCAGTTGCATCACTGCTTGGAGTTGGACTGTATAATggctttttgaaaaatattccgTTGCGCAAGATCTTTGTTGCTACTACTGTAACTGGTACAGCTCTTGGGATGACTCAG GTTTTCCTTGTTACTGGTTTAAACAGAAAGTTTGGGATAAGTGACGAATGGTTTGCTATTGGGGATTCTTTGATTCTAACAGTCCTTGGTCAG TGA
- the LOC133696774 gene encoding non-specific lipid transfer protein GPI-anchored 5-like — protein MASRGINMGLVMVLIVAMLSAKAMAQSGCTNVLISMAPCLSYVTGSSSTPSSSCCSQLASVVLSQPQCLCAALNGGGASLGLNINETLALALPAACKVQTPPVSKCNDINGPVMSPADSPDGLPGNSSSTPSCRWKFYILRKHRGGSKTVPATGGSPGNGLIINKTLQLVLFVVFMASSASTLSSY, from the exons ATGGCTTCAAGAGGAATCAACATGGGTCTAGTCATGGTCCTTATCGTGGCCATGCTTTCAGCTAAAGCCATGGCACAATCAGGTTGCACCAATGTTCTAATTAGCATGGCTCCATGCCTAAGCTATGTCACTGGAAGCTCCTCGACTCCATCTTCTTCGTGCTGCTCGCAATTGGCTAGTGTTGTTCTATCACAGCCACAATGCCTCTGCGCCGCACTAAATGGCGGTGGTGCTTCATTAGGTCTTAACATCAATGAGACGCTTGCATTAGCACTTCCTGCTGCCTGTAAAGTACAAACCCCGCCTGTTAGCAAGTGCAATG ATATTAATGGACCTGTAATGTCTCCAGCCGATTCTCCTGATGGTTTGCCAGGTAATTCTTCAAGTACTCCATCTTGTCGATGGAAATT TTACATCCTTAGAAAGCACAGAG GAGGATCTAAAACAGTTCCAGCAACTGGAGGGAGCCCTGGAAATGGCCTCATCATAAACAAGACCCTTCAGCTCGTTCTCTTTGTTGTGTTCATGGCATCATCTGCATCAACTTTAAGCAGCTACTGA
- the LOC133697048 gene encoding uncharacterized protein LOC133697048: MEQNSCTPDLLKEGGDELSDISLRPLDLSDIDDFMVWATDAEVARFCTWEPYTNKEDALNYIKNSVLPHPWFKAVCLNNRPIGAVSVTKNSGCDICRGELGYVLASQYWGKGFATKAVKLVAKTIFIEWPHLERLEALVDVQNGGSQRVLEKAGFEREGVLRRYYMLKGKSRDMVMFSLLSTDPQI, from the coding sequence ATGGAGCAAAATTCTTGCACACCAGACTTGTTAAAAGAGGGTGGCGATGAATTATCTGATATCTCACTTCGGCCATTGGATCTCTCCGATATAGATGATTTCATGGTTTGGGCCACTGATGCGGAAGTTGCTCGTTTTTGCACTTGGGAACCTTACACTAACAAAGAAGATGCCTTGAATTACATCAAAAATTCTGTTCTGCCCCATCCATGGTTTAAGGCAGTATGCCTTAACAACCGGCCTATTGGTGCCGTTTCAGTGACCAAAAATTCAGGCTGCGATATCTGTAGAGGCGAACTTGGCTATGTTCTGGCTTCCCAGTATTGGGGCAAAGGGTTTGCAACAAAGGCAGTGAAGTTGGTGGCTAAAACTATATTTATCGAGTGGCCTCATCTGGAAAGATTAGAAGCTTTAGTAGATGTACAAAATGGAGGCTCCCAGAGGGTGCTAGAGAAGGCTGGATTCGAGAGGGAAGGTGTCCTGAGAAGGTATTATATGCTGAAGGGAAAATCTCGAGACATGGTGATGTTTAGTCTTCTCTCTACTGATCCTcaaatttga
- the LOC133696154 gene encoding FCS-Like Zinc finger 8-like, which translates to MIKKRSRTATSKQALMSQHSSIPSPTDKFRIPTSFPKLLTGFTFKNFSETAEAIMSPTSILDSKPFSGLKNPFWHDACPSPKTPEPDIRRHWDKLDSKGIGLGIVDALDDEETDSNLSKPESRMVLFGSQLKIQIPPLPPPFLSPTDQSPKLNGDFGIKTRNSQFGSFSSGLSPSPVKKSLFGSANSGMDTPNSPRVFTGCLSASEMELSEDYTCVITHGPVPKTTHIFDNCIVESCCGAVGFSASSRKDNNTFLGDGLTYRSDSFLSFCSSCKKNLEQGKDIYIYRGERAFCSNECRYQVMLLEEGIDEADPDNACELVPDASFHNFE; encoded by the exons ATGATAAAAAAGAGATCAAGAACTGCAACAAGCAAGCAAGCTCTAATGTCACAGCATAGCTCAATCCCATCTCCAACAGACAAGTTCAGAATACCGACTTCATTTCCGAAATTGCTCACTGGCTTTACCTTCAAGAACTTCTCAGAAACAGCAGAGGCAATTATGAGCCCAACTTCAATTCTTGATAGCAAGCCCTTCTCAGGCCTCAAAAACCCCTTCTGGCATGACGCATGCCCCAGTCCTAAAACCCCGGAACCTGATATCAGGCGCCACTGGGACAAACTAGACTCCAAAGGCATTGGTCTTGGCATTGTTGATGCTCTTGACGATGAAGAAACTGACTCCAATTTGTCAAAACCAGAAAGCAGAATGGTTCTGTTTGGGTCCCAATTAAAGATCCAAATCCCTCCTTTGCCTCCACCATTTCTTTCTCCAACGGATCAATCTCCCAAACTTAACGGTGATTTTGGTATCAAAACGAGAAACTCTCAATTCGGTTCTTTCTCTTCTGGGTTATCCCCTTCTCCAGTGAAGAAATCATTATTCGGATCGGCTAATTCGGGCATGGACACTCCTAATTCTCCCCGGGTCTTCACTGGGTGTCTTTCTGCTAGTGAAATGGAGCTCTCTGAGGATTATACTTGTGTAATCACTCACGGGCCTGTTCCCAAAACTACTCATATTTTTGACAATTGCATTGTTGAGAGCTGTTGTGGTGCTGTTGGCTTCTCTGCTTCTTCAAGGAAAGACAACAATACATTTTTGGGTGACGGGTTAACTTATCGATCTGATAGTTTCTTAAGCTTCTGCTCTTCTTGCAAGAAGAATCTTGAGCAGGGAAAAGACATCTACATTTACAG aGGGGAAAGGGCATTCTGCAGCAATGAATGCCGGTACCAGGTGATGCTGTTAGAGGAGGGAATAGATGAAGCGGATCCAGATAATGCTTGTGAACTTGTTCCTGATGCCAGTTTTCATAATTTCGAGTAG